In the Lysinibacillus sp. PLM2 genome, one interval contains:
- a CDS encoding 3-hydroxy-3-methylglutaryl-CoA reductase has product MESSRIKGFFKLSIEERFEIVTMDKGLTEEEKAILSGKAPLPMSLANSMVENVIGQFSLPIGIAANFKVNGKDVFIPMATEEPSVIAAASNAARTSYDLGGIFTSSTGSIMRGQVQVLDVVDPHAAKSRIYENKDKIIETCNLKDPTLVQLGGGVKDVEVHLINTVKETMLVIHLIVDTKDAMGANAVNTMAEHVSPLIEKITGGRVVLRIITNLADKRLIRARGVFSTRDLGGEEVVKNIVSAYEFADADPYRAATHNKGIMNGITSVVLATGNDTRAIEAGAHSYAARTGRYRSLTTWEVNHEGNLVGSIELPMAVGIVGGATKSHPVAKAALKIMGVTSSEQLAGMIAAVGLAENLASLRALSAEGIQSGHMRLHAKNLSLMAGATFENIDLIVQKAFEEKDIRFDRILEITKEIQKEG; this is encoded by the coding sequence ATGGAGTCTTCAAGAATTAAGGGTTTCTTTAAACTATCGATTGAAGAACGATTTGAAATTGTAACGATGGATAAAGGCTTAACGGAAGAAGAAAAAGCAATTCTATCCGGTAAGGCACCTTTACCAATGTCGTTGGCAAATTCTATGGTGGAAAATGTGATAGGACAATTTAGTTTACCGATAGGAATTGCAGCAAATTTTAAAGTAAATGGGAAAGACGTTTTCATTCCGATGGCAACTGAAGAGCCTTCAGTTATTGCGGCTGCAAGCAATGCTGCGCGGACTTCCTATGATTTAGGAGGAATTTTTACTTCTTCAACAGGCTCCATCATGAGAGGACAAGTACAGGTTTTGGATGTTGTGGACCCTCACGCAGCAAAGTCAAGAATCTATGAAAATAAAGATAAAATCATTGAAACATGTAATTTGAAGGATCCAACTCTTGTGCAGCTTGGTGGAGGAGTAAAAGATGTAGAAGTACATCTTATTAATACTGTGAAAGAAACAATGCTTGTCATTCATTTAATCGTTGATACAAAGGATGCAATGGGTGCAAATGCAGTTAACACAATGGCTGAACATGTATCACCTTTAATCGAAAAAATAACTGGTGGTCGAGTTGTATTACGTATCATTACTAATTTAGCAGATAAGCGTTTAATCCGCGCAAGAGGTGTATTTTCAACGAGGGATCTTGGTGGAGAAGAGGTTGTTAAAAATATAGTAAGCGCCTATGAATTTGCTGATGCAGATCCTTATCGTGCTGCAACGCATAATAAGGGAATAATGAATGGAATTACTTCCGTTGTCCTTGCAACTGGTAATGATACGAGAGCGATAGAGGCTGGCGCTCATTCCTATGCGGCAAGAACTGGAAGATACCGTTCACTAACTACATGGGAAGTAAATCATGAAGGAAATTTAGTTGGTTCCATCGAGTTACCAATGGCGGTTGGAATCGTTGGAGGAGCAACTAAATCACATCCTGTAGCAAAAGCGGCTTTAAAGATAATGGGTGTTACATCCTCTGAACAATTAGCCGGAATGATCGCAGCGGTAGGGTTAGCAGAAAATTTAGCAAGCTTACGTGCTTTGTCAGCAGAAGGTATTCAATCGGGACATATGCGATTACATGCAAAAAATTTGTCCTTAATGGCTGGTGCCACTTTTGAAAATATAGATTTAATTGTACAAAAAGCCTTTGAGGAAAAAGATATTCGATTTGATCGAATTCTTGAAATTACAAAAGAAATTCAAAAGGAGGGGTGA
- a CDS encoding hypothetical protein (frameshifted, insertion at around 1867518;~possible pseudo due to internal stop codon) translates to MNNYTNDNTTRRYKAHVSILGTTQLHLRNPYIVAWWSAAFPGFGHLLLSKYLRGYSLFIWEILVNNMSHLNHAIMYSFTGNIEMAKEVLEPRWLLLYLPVYIFGIWDSYRTTVDMNKVFILAERENAMYNSFVIGGLEINYLDKRRPIMAIIWSFFTPGLGQLYIHRVITAIFIMAFMIVFVYFSNVLIAVHYLFLGEIKQATEVLNPQWFLFIPSQIGFAVYDAYINTVENNKLFESEQRKYLQKNYQQYRIKISASNEVK, encoded by the coding sequence ATGAACAACTATACAAATGATAATACAACCAGACGTTATAAGGCACATGTGAGTATTCTTGGTACAACTCAATTACATCTAAGAAATCCATATATAGTTGCTTGGTGGTCCGCTGCGTTTCCTGGATTTGGGCATCTTCTCTTATCTAAATACCTAAGAGGATATTCTCTTTTTATTTGGGAGATTCTCGTAAATAATATGTCTCATCTAAATCATGCTATTATGTATTCATTTACTGGGAATATTGAAATGGCAAAAGAGGTTCTTGAACCAAGATGGCTTCTTTTATATTTACCTGTTTATATTTTTGGAATTTGGGATAGCTACAGAACAACAGTGGATATGAACAAAGTCTTTATACTAGCAGAGCGGGAAAATGCCATGTATAATTCTTTCGTTATTGGAGGGTTGGAAATTAATTATTTAGATAAAAGAAGACCAATAATGGCGATAATATGGTCCTTTTTCACACCTGGATTAGGTCAATTATATATCCACCGAGTGATAACTGCTATTTTTATTATGGCCTTTATGATTGTTTTTGTTTATTTTTCAAATGTTCTAATAGCTGTTCATTACCTTTTTCTTGGAGAGATTAAACAGGCAACAGAAGTTCTTAACCCCCAATGGTTTTTATTTATCCCTTCGCAAATAGGCTTTGCTGTTTATGATGCTTACATTAATACAGTAGAAAATAATAAACTATTTGAAAGTGAGCAACGAAAATATTTACAGAAGAACTATCAACAATATCGTATTAAAATATCAGCATCAAATGAGGTGAAATAA
- a CDS encoding hypothetical protein (frameshifted, insertion at around 1867518;~possible pseudo due to internal stop codon): MQIFSTFEHSTYIELAITAVEEVGVQKENILAVPLMNRVQERKLFDTLHRADGISLLDKGAAIGTAFSVIGTCIGFVLEWGPIIWGLIGAAIGFIIGFMIDFIIYKVIHKRKRVLKGKHSEVVLVINCPDELAERVEQLLWDHLALGVAKLEG; encoded by the coding sequence TTGCAAATATTTTCCACATTTGAACATTCAACTTATATCGAATTAGCAATAACTGCTGTAGAGGAAGTAGGGGTACAAAAGGAAAATATTCTTGCTGTACCGCTTATGAACAGGGTTCAAGAAAGAAAATTATTCGATACTCTTCATCGAGCAGATGGGATTAGTTTGTTAGATAAAGGGGCAGCAATCGGAACAGCATTTTCAGTTATTGGAACATGTATAGGTTTCGTATTAGAATGGGGCCCGATTATTTGGGGGTTAATAGGCGCTGCAATAGGATTTATAATTGGATTTATGATTGATTTCATCATTTATAAAGTCATCCATAAAAGAAAAAGGGTATTAAAGGGTAAGCACTCAGAAGTTGTTTTAGTAATTAATTGCCCTGATGAACTAGCGGAGAGAGTGGAACAATTGCTGTGGGATCACCTTGCATTAGGCGTAGCAAAATTAGAAGGTTAG
- a CDS encoding DNA-binding transcriptional regulator, with amino-acid sequence MSKAKRLNELIMMVNRKKRFTVGELAQEFGVSKRTILRDMQDLSEMGVPLYSETGPHGGYQVLNERILPPIAFSEHEAISIFFAIHALRHYISLPFETEYESIKKKFYLNLSGDVRDRIDKMINRVDFYSIYQKDEIPFLKQLLEASIEQIVINIHYEASDKSTNRSIQPIGIYARDGKWYCPAYDFLRMDYRVFRCDRIKQVKYDDKTQPINLEKINLNNRFTLINKEKKTYQLYVEFTSKGIEKFNHFSWPNSELKLRENGTGFLKSEISEGDLHYFAEYFINYGTEALVKSPVELIECIKMKLNTILRQY; translated from the coding sequence ATGTCTAAAGCAAAAAGATTAAATGAACTTATTATGATGGTAAATCGTAAAAAACGGTTTACTGTTGGGGAATTAGCACAGGAGTTTGGAGTTTCGAAAAGAACGATTTTAAGAGATATGCAGGATTTGAGTGAGATGGGAGTACCATTATATTCCGAGACAGGCCCTCACGGTGGGTATCAAGTTTTAAATGAAAGAATTTTACCGCCAATTGCTTTTAGCGAACATGAAGCAATTTCTATTTTCTTTGCGATCCATGCATTAAGACATTACATTTCCCTTCCCTTTGAAACTGAATATGAATCTATTAAAAAGAAATTTTACTTAAATCTTTCAGGAGATGTAAGAGACCGTATTGATAAAATGATCAATCGAGTTGATTTTTACTCTATTTACCAAAAAGATGAAATCCCTTTTTTAAAACAATTATTAGAAGCATCCATAGAACAGATTGTCATTAATATACATTATGAAGCAAGTGATAAATCAACTAATAGAAGTATTCAGCCTATTGGAATTTATGCGAGGGACGGTAAATGGTATTGTCCAGCTTATGACTTTTTAAGAATGGACTATCGTGTTTTTCGCTGTGACAGGATAAAGCAAGTGAAATATGATGATAAAACTCAACCAATTAACTTAGAAAAAATTAATTTAAATAACCGTTTTACACTTATAAATAAAGAGAAAAAAACTTATCAATTATATGTTGAATTCACGAGTAAAGGTATTGAAAAATTTAATCACTTCAGCTGGCCTAATAGCGAATTGAAATTAAGAGAAAATGGTACTGGTTTTTTAAAGAGTGAAATATCAGAGGGTGATCTTCACTATTTTGCTGAGTATTTTATTAATTACGGTACAGAAGCTTTAGTTAAAAGTCCGGTTGAATTAATTGAATGTATAAAAATGAAGCTAAATACTATCTTAAGACAATATTAA
- a CDS encoding AraC family transcriptional regulator: protein MNLTILNSIRTNNFNDQNIMQKISKMWSEASNFLSSQDKVLYGLYYNYESDYKGDYTLSVAIEDIENESSINIPITPYKIFKVESSDEFGILNTWKEIWNLEEKGILERAYSFDFEKYDHNGQIEIHIAIK, encoded by the coding sequence ATGAATCTGACAATACTTAATAGCATTAGAACGAATAACTTTAATGATCAAAATATAATGCAAAAGATTTCAAAAATGTGGAGTGAAGCATCAAATTTTTTAAGCAGTCAAGATAAAGTGCTTTATGGTTTGTACTATAACTACGAAAGTGATTATAAAGGGGACTATACTTTAAGTGTTGCGATTGAGGACATTGAAAACGAATCGTCAATTAATATTCCAATTACACCATATAAGATTTTTAAAGTGGAGTCATCAGATGAATTTGGCATACTAAATACTTGGAAAGAAATATGGAATCTTGAGGAAAAAGGAATTCTAGAGAGAGCATATTCATTTGATTTTGAAAAATATGATCATAATGGTCAAATAGAGATTCACATTGCAATTAAATAG
- a CDS encoding membrane protein — MADNQKAIDYDKIAELESFKQLTKKKNKFLWTLTAIFLAAYMLLPILTSYTTILHQKAIGGITWVWIYSAGLFIMTWGLAHFYVSRANRYDKDAQEVIDEYERGAN; from the coding sequence ATGGCGGATAATCAAAAAGCGATTGATTACGACAAAATTGCTGAATTGGAATCCTTTAAACAGCTTACAAAGAAGAAAAACAAATTCTTATGGACGCTTACCGCAATATTCCTTGCAGCTTACATGTTGTTACCAATCCTAACGTCTTACACTACGATTCTACACCAGAAAGCCATCGGGGGAATTACTTGGGTATGGATTTATTCTGCTGGGTTATTCATCATGACTTGGGGACTTGCCCACTTTTATGTTTCAAGAGCAAATCGTTATGATAAAGATGCTCAAGAAGTCATCGATGAATATGAAAGAGGTGCTAATTAA
- a CDS encoding cation acetate symporter has protein sequence MNSISPIAIIMFLGIVGLTLVITWWASKRTSTASDFYTAGGGLKGWQNGLAISGDYLSAASFLGIAGSIALTGFDGFYFSLGYLVAYLVVLYIVAEPLRNLGKFTLADMITARFDKAKVRGTAALSSIVIVLFYMIAQLVGAGALIQLLFGLDYWVAVLLVGFMMTVYVLFGGMTATSWVQIIKAVLLMFGTIIISFLVLKEFNFNILTMFERMTTETSHGQAYLNPGLKYSNGIDTISMLIALVLGTAGLPHILMRFFTVKDAKTARSSVIWATWIVGLFYVLTIFLGFGAAAFVGADVIVEANAAGNMAAPLLAQALGGDVLFSFVCAVAFATILAVVAGLVLSGASALSHDIYGQIIKKGKVTEKEQVVAARVGSLIISVVSILLALGAQTLNVAFLVSLAFCIAASANLPVIIYTIYWKRFNTTGAVTAMLSGLISALILVAVSPNVWNPTPGAAIFVGEPLVLLTNPAIVSVPLGFIGGWIGTLLSKEVDTAKYREVEVKAQTGISVHDVSH, from the coding sequence ATGAATTCAATTAGTCCAATCGCAATTATTATGTTCTTAGGAATAGTAGGTTTAACTTTAGTTATTACTTGGTGGGCATCGAAAAGAACTAGTACCGCTAGTGACTTTTACACTGCTGGTGGCGGTTTGAAAGGTTGGCAAAATGGACTAGCTATCTCTGGTGACTACTTATCTGCTGCTTCATTTTTAGGTATTGCAGGATCTATCGCACTAACAGGTTTTGATGGATTTTATTTCTCTCTTGGTTACTTAGTTGCTTATTTAGTGGTTTTATATATTGTTGCTGAACCATTACGTAACCTTGGTAAATTTACGTTAGCAGACATGATCACTGCACGTTTTGATAAAGCAAAAGTTCGTGGTACCGCTGCATTAAGCTCAATTGTAATCGTTTTATTTTATATGATCGCACAGCTTGTTGGTGCTGGTGCACTTATTCAATTATTATTCGGTCTTGATTACTGGGTGGCTGTACTTCTTGTAGGTTTCATGATGACAGTCTACGTATTATTCGGTGGTATGACAGCAACTTCTTGGGTACAAATTATTAAAGCTGTACTATTAATGTTTGGTACTATCATTATTTCATTCTTAGTTTTAAAAGAATTCAATTTCAACATTTTAACAATGTTCGAACGTATGACTACAGAAACGAGTCATGGACAAGCTTATTTAAATCCAGGTTTAAAATATTCTAATGGAATTGATACAATTTCAATGTTAATCGCTTTAGTATTAGGTACTGCAGGTTTACCACACATTTTAATGCGTTTCTTCACAGTAAAAGATGCGAAAACAGCTCGTTCTTCAGTAATCTGGGCAACTTGGATCGTAGGTTTATTCTACGTATTAACAATTTTCTTAGGTTTTGGTGCTGCTGCATTCGTAGGTGCAGATGTTATTGTTGAAGCAAATGCTGCAGGTAACATGGCTGCCCCACTTCTTGCACAAGCTTTAGGTGGAGACGTATTATTCTCATTCGTGTGTGCTGTTGCCTTTGCAACTATTTTAGCGGTAGTAGCTGGTTTAGTACTTTCAGGTGCTTCAGCACTATCACATGATATTTACGGTCAAATTATTAAAAAAGGTAAAGTTACTGAAAAAGAGCAAGTTGTCGCTGCTCGTGTAGGATCATTAATTATTTCAGTAGTTTCAATTTTACTAGCATTAGGTGCACAAACTTTAAACGTAGCATTCTTAGTTTCATTAGCATTCTGTATCGCCGCTTCTGCTAACTTACCAGTTATTATTTATACAATTTATTGGAAGCGTTTCAACACAACAGGTGCTGTTACTGCTATGTTATCTGGTTTAATTTCTGCATTAATTTTAGTTGCTGTATCTCCAAACGTATGGAATCCAACTCCAGGTGCTGCGATCTTTGTTGGTGAGCCATTAGTGCTCTTAACAAATCCAGCGATTGTATCAGTTCCGCTTGGTTTTATTGGCGGATGGATTGGTACCCTACTATCTAAAGAAGTTGACACTGCTAAATACCGTGAAGTTGAGGTTAAAGCGCAAACAGGTATTTCAGTACACGATGTTTCACACTAA
- a CDS encoding permease gives MAMNDRGKGIFLVLIAATFWGVSGTVSQYLFQSLHISTEWLTTVRLLSAGFLLIIIAYRFEGKRIFDIWRQKADVLGIILFGIVGMIGVQYTYLAAINHSNAATATILQYLGPALVTSYFILLAKRMPKFKEITAVLLALIGTFLLVTHGNVNSLAISKEGLIWGLLSAFGLAFYTIQPIKLLQRWGSMIVVGWGMIVGGFVFSFVHPPWQFVGEWYVSTNFAFLFVVVCGTVVSFYCYLQSLKYLSASETSLLACAEPLSAAFTAVLFLGVSFGWIDWIGTLCILSTIFILSFKKKVDHVPEQ, from the coding sequence ATGGCAATGAATGACCGCGGCAAGGGAATTTTTTTAGTACTAATTGCTGCTACATTTTGGGGAGTATCTGGTACTGTATCACAATATCTATTTCAGTCACTCCATATAAGTACCGAATGGTTAACAACTGTTAGATTATTATCAGCCGGTTTTCTTCTAATTATTATCGCTTATCGTTTTGAAGGAAAACGTATTTTTGATATTTGGCGACAAAAAGCTGATGTGCTAGGAATAATATTGTTCGGAATCGTAGGTATGATCGGAGTACAGTATACATATTTAGCAGCAATTAATCATTCAAATGCTGCTACAGCAACAATTTTACAATACCTAGGACCTGCACTTGTAACGAGCTATTTTATTTTACTAGCAAAGCGAATGCCAAAATTCAAAGAAATAACAGCAGTTTTATTAGCATTGATCGGTACATTTTTACTTGTGACACATGGAAATGTGAATAGTTTAGCAATCTCAAAGGAAGGTTTAATTTGGGGATTACTTTCTGCTTTCGGTCTTGCTTTTTACACAATCCAACCGATTAAATTATTACAACGTTGGGGGTCGATGATTGTAGTAGGCTGGGGAATGATCGTAGGGGGATTCGTATTTAGCTTTGTGCACCCACCATGGCAATTTGTAGGGGAATGGTATGTAAGTACAAACTTTGCATTTTTATTTGTTGTAGTATGTGGAACAGTAGTTTCTTTCTATTGTTACTTACAGAGCTTAAAATATTTATCTGCCTCTGAAACAAGTTTACTAGCATGTGCTGAACCATTATCTGCAGCTTTTACAGCTGTACTATTTTTAGGAGTTTCTTTTGGATGGATAGATTGGATTGGTACACTATGTATTCTAAGTACTATTTTCATATTATCATTTAAAAAGAAAGTAGATCACGTCCCAGAACAGTAG
- the parC gene encoding DNA topoisomerase 4 subunit A, which translates to MTTAERFQELPLEEVMGDRFGRYSKYIIQDRAIPDARDGLKPVQRRILYAMFHEGNTHDKPFRKSAKTVGHVIGNYHPHGDSSVYEAMVRLSQDWKARHMLIEMHGNNGSVDGDPPAAMRYTEARLSAIASEMLRDIGKRTVEFVPNFDDQDMEPTVLPSRFPNLLVNGATGISAGYATDIPPHNLAETIDAALMRLEKPECSLDELMTVIKGPDFPTGGIIQGAEGIRKAYETGKGKIIIRSKAFIEQIKGGKEQIVVTEIPYDVNKAHLVKKIDELRVEKKLEGIADIRDESDRTGLRIVIELKKDVDGQGILNYLYKSTELQINYNFNMIAIHNRRPTMMTLPLMLDSYIDHQKEVVTKRSEYDLQKAKDRLHIVEGLMKALSILDDVIKTIRASKDKRDAKDNLIAQFDFTESQAEAIVSLQLYRLTNTDITELRAEDESLRKTIIELTEIINNEKQLIKVIKSELLDIKKRFAEPRRSDIEAEIQEIKITLDVLVPSEDVVVTVTKDGYVKRTSIRSHAASNGQDFAMKESDYLLYEATLNTQHHLLLFTSKGNYIYQPVHELPDIRWKDLGQHISSIVPIEDSEEIIEVIGIERFDQENAYILTATKSGQIKRSPLSEYAVTRYSKPVRTMNLKNDDEMIFAGLISDDKEVLLTSYLSYSLRFDIEEIPVTGVKTGGVKGMNLKDNDHLVSVNMLNKSTEQDIMVITHRGAVKRMSISEIEKSSRAKRGVVTLKELKANPHRIYAVIAVDSDDTIKITTAKHVEEILTVSSFTKADRYSNGSLKIDVTNDGDLVLVKVLPKENAE; encoded by the coding sequence ATGACCACTGCCGAACGATTTCAAGAATTACCTTTAGAAGAAGTGATGGGCGATCGGTTCGGTCGTTACAGTAAATATATTATTCAAGATCGGGCTATTCCAGATGCACGCGATGGTTTAAAGCCTGTTCAACGTCGGATACTTTATGCAATGTTCCATGAAGGGAATACTCACGATAAACCTTTTCGTAAATCTGCAAAAACAGTAGGGCATGTTATTGGTAATTACCATCCACATGGTGACTCATCTGTTTATGAAGCAATGGTTCGCTTAAGTCAGGATTGGAAAGCACGCCATATGCTAATAGAAATGCACGGTAATAACGGTTCTGTTGATGGTGATCCACCAGCAGCAATGCGTTATACAGAGGCTAGATTATCAGCTATTGCATCAGAAATGCTACGAGATATTGGGAAAAGAACAGTTGAATTTGTTCCAAACTTTGATGATCAGGACATGGAGCCTACTGTTTTACCATCTAGATTTCCTAACTTACTTGTAAATGGGGCAACAGGAATTTCTGCAGGTTATGCAACTGATATTCCCCCACATAATTTAGCTGAAACAATCGATGCAGCTTTGATGCGTTTAGAAAAGCCTGAATGCTCTCTCGACGAATTAATGACGGTTATTAAAGGACCAGATTTTCCTACGGGAGGTATTATTCAAGGCGCTGAAGGTATTCGTAAAGCATACGAAACTGGAAAAGGGAAGATCATTATTCGTTCAAAAGCCTTTATCGAACAAATTAAAGGTGGAAAAGAACAGATTGTAGTAACGGAAATCCCTTACGATGTCAATAAGGCACATCTTGTTAAAAAGATTGACGAATTACGTGTCGAAAAAAAGCTAGAGGGTATCGCTGATATTCGAGATGAATCCGATCGAACAGGACTTCGAATCGTTATAGAACTGAAAAAAGATGTAGATGGACAAGGCATATTAAATTATTTATATAAATCTACCGAACTACAGATTAACTATAATTTTAATATGATTGCTATTCATAATCGTCGCCCAACAATGATGACTCTACCTTTAATGTTAGATTCATATATCGATCACCAAAAAGAAGTTGTAACAAAACGATCGGAATATGACCTACAGAAAGCAAAGGATCGTCTACATATTGTAGAAGGATTGATGAAAGCATTATCCATCCTTGATGATGTCATTAAGACAATTCGTGCATCGAAGGATAAACGCGATGCTAAAGACAACTTAATCGCACAATTTGACTTTACAGAATCACAAGCAGAAGCGATTGTAAGCTTGCAATTATATCGACTAACAAATACTGATATTACAGAGCTTCGTGCTGAAGATGAAAGCTTGCGCAAAACAATCATTGAGCTAACAGAAATTATAAATAATGAAAAACAATTAATTAAGGTAATAAAATCAGAATTACTCGATATTAAGAAGCGATTTGCTGAACCACGTCGTTCTGATATTGAGGCAGAAATTCAAGAAATTAAAATTACATTAGATGTATTAGTACCAAGTGAAGATGTCGTTGTAACTGTAACAAAAGATGGCTATGTGAAGCGGACAAGTATTCGTTCCCACGCGGCCTCCAATGGACAAGATTTTGCAATGAAGGAATCCGACTACCTTCTTTATGAAGCCACTTTAAATACTCAGCATCATCTACTTTTATTTACAAGCAAAGGGAACTACATTTATCAGCCTGTACATGAATTACCAGATATTCGTTGGAAAGACTTAGGTCAGCACATTTCAAGTATTGTGCCAATTGAGGACTCTGAGGAAATCATTGAAGTAATTGGTATTGAACGATTTGATCAAGAAAATGCCTATATCCTAACAGCAACAAAAAGTGGACAAATAAAACGTTCCCCTCTTAGTGAATATGCTGTTACTAGATACTCAAAACCAGTTAGAACAATGAATCTTAAAAATGATGACGAAATGATTTTTGCTGGTTTAATTTCAGATGATAAAGAGGTATTATTAACGAGCTATTTAAGTTATTCTTTACGCTTCGATATTGAAGAAATACCTGTTACAGGTGTAAAAACAGGCGGCGTTAAAGGGATGAACTTAAAAGATAATGATCATTTAGTTTCTGTTAATATGCTGAATAAAAGTACGGAACAAGATATTATGGTGATTACTCATCGTGGAGCTGTAAAGCGGATGAGCATTTCCGAAATTGAAAAAAGTAGTAGAGCAAAAAGGGGAGTCGTAACTCTCAAAGAATTAAAGGCAAATCCACATAGAATTTATGCGGTGATTGCGGTTGATTCTGATGATACTATTAAAATTACAACAGCAAAACACGTTGAAGAGATATTAACCGTTTCAAGTTTCACAAAAGCAGACAGATATTCGAATGGTTCATTAAAGATAGATGTAACAAATGATGGAGATTTAGTATTGGTGAAAGTATTGCCAAAAGAAAACGCAGAATAA